From the genome of Brassica oleracea var. oleracea cultivar TO1000 chromosome C4, BOL, whole genome shotgun sequence:
ACGAAAGAGAGAACGTTAATGTTTTTCTGACAGTGAGTTGTGTCAAGTTTCATATTATTATATATAAATATCTGATTTAATAAAAGATGCAGAGAGACCTTTATGTTTGTTTCTTTCTTTAATCGAACAGGATAGCTCAGAGAAACTGGAAACAAAGGCATACATCTGGGCCAACAAAGATGATCCTGATCTGTACGGTACATGGGACTTCGAGGTGAGTTATGTCTTATAACTTGTTCATGGATTAGGCACTACATGTATATAACTCTTTCTCTGTATCGTGACTTGCTACTGTATATATTTCCTTAAAAGGAATGGAAGCAAGTTCACATGGAAGGTTTCTTGAAGATGACCACAGAATTTGCACAAGAGATGAAGTTCCCAGAATCATCTGAGACATGATTTGAGCCAGTACATGAGATTTGATATTGTTTTATCTCATGGAAGACGCTAGAATTGGGTTGATATATTATTGGTATTATTGGAAGGATTAAGATTCTTCTTCATGGATACAATACACATAAGTAGCACTTGTGTTTAGGAATAAGACTCTTCTGTATTGTGTCGATTGTTTGTTTCTGTTATGGTCAATCGAGCTATGCTTGAAGTTGAGACGAATGATTTACAATTTGTTAATTTGCAACAATATAGTGGTTATGCATTTGGGAATATATATGTGATAAAAGGGCTAACAAATGAAGAACAAAACCAAACCAATATGTTACCAGGCTTTGGTACTTCAACCGGCATATCATTTGGCCACCTGAAAGAAGATAGCCTAGAAGCTTGAACTCAAAGTTAGTGAACTTGTGGATAAAAATGACGGTTTATTGTAGCAAATCATAGAAGAGTTTCAGCTAACTAGCAAGTCAATGTTAGCTAACATTTATCTGATTCCCGCAAAGCAATAACCGATTATAGTTTCTTGGTTTTTTTCATTTATATCATTGAAAACAAACCTCTTTTGAATTGAATTGATTAGTTAGAGAGTTACTAATGGGCCTTGACTTGACCCATTATAAGCCCATTAATTGGTCACTCGGAACCTGTGTCGTTGGGAATCAACCAACGGCCACGGAAGCTGGATTGGATAGGGGAGAAAAAAAGCAAAATGGCGACTTGGATAACGTTACAACCTCCTTATCTACGCTTCATGCCATCATCGCCCTCGTCGCCTGATTCATACTCGTTGCGTCGGCATCACCGTTCTCTGTTTAAACCATTTCGATGCGCTCCACTTCAGCAACAAGAACGCCAGCTCGAGCAGTCACAGGTACCAACTTACGAAACTGAAATTTGAAACTGGTATGATTTTGAGAAATGATTGAGTGAATTGATCACGTGAAGGGAGGCGAAGAAGAAGAGGATGATGATGCTGCGATAATGTGTGAGGACTGTAACGGGAAAGGATGGTTGCTCTGCGATTTCTGTAAAGGGCAGAAAACTAATGTCAAATCTGAGAACAAGAAAATCTACCGTCGCTGTCCCACTTGTAGAGCTGTAAGTTGTCATACTTTCATTACAAAACTCTTTTAACTTGTTTTTGTCTCATGCTTTTGGTGACCAATGAATGAAGCTGTGGTTAACAGGTGGGATATGTGTTATGCAAAAGGTGTAAAGTGTTCAAGTGTGTCACGTTTCCTAATCCAGAAGACGGCGACGAGCTTTTGTTCTAAGCTATCCTTGTCCTATCTTCAGTGACCCTTTTGGTTTGAGTTTCTCTTTCAGGTTCCTTTCCCTTTTTCCCATTTATTGTTATATATAACACTTAGCCATATAAACACAATTGTAATTGTAACATTATAAGTGACAGCATTGCTTTCTTTGCTCATCTTTATGTTCATGTGTGAAGCTGACCTTTTGAATGTTGATTTTTGTCTTCACTGTGTCTCTAAATATTTATATGCATTCATTGATATAATTCTTTAAAAAATTGGATTCCCTTGACGTTTAGCTTGAAAACTATCAACGGTTTTTATGATTCCAAGGCATAATATATGGTTGTTCTTGCTAAAGTTAATCTGCTGCTGGATCTTGCTTTTTTTTTTTTAAATATAGAATCTGCAACTATTCCATCTGTTGTTTATATATAACTTACTCTTCTTCTTATTCTTACTCGCCAAGCTCAAATGTCCAATTTAGCCTTATGTATAAGCACATTTGTAATTGTTAAACATTAATCTGATAATAAGTGACTGCATTTTGCCTTCTTCACTCATCTTTATGTTCATGTGTGAAGCTGATTTTTTGAACCTTTCCCTGTTGATTTTTTCTTGTCTTCAATGTGTCTCTGTAGTTACAATGCCTTAAAAAAAACGGGATTCCCTTGTCGGTTAGCTTGAAAACTATCAACGGTTTTTTATGATTCCAAGGCATATGATTTATTCTTGTTAATTTGTTTCTTGATCTTGCTGTCTTTTTTGTTTATAGAATCTGCAACTATTCTTTCTCCAAGTATCTTATTTCATTATCTTTGCCATCATGTTCAGGAGATCAGCGCACATGTATTACGCTAATATAGTTTAGAGTTTTGATGGTATTTCATCTCTGGTACATATGTCATGTGGCCTTTTCTGAATTATCGGATCTCGAAATCTCCATGTTTATGTTTTTGACTTTGACAATCATTAATCTACATATGATTCCATGAAACGTTACTTGAATACCTGATTGGTTAATGGGATCAGTCCTTTTGATTTGCCGTACTCTTTTCGAGATGGAAAGTATATATGCATGTGACCACAATAATGGAGCTACTTAAGAATGTTCATGTGATTCTGTTATTACCTTATTATATTACTAAGTATCCTTCGTAAGACTAGCTTAGGATACCGTACCTTGTTCATTTATATAGTTTAACAACCGCATTCCAGTTGGTGATTAACAGTACAGTTCCGTAATAATTATTTTTATTGATTTTTAGTATGATTACACTATTGATTATTAATATGGATTAGTCTATTGCTTTTAATCAATGATTACTTATGACATAATTGCACTTCTATTCACAAGGTTGTTCCGGAAAGAACGCAAACTGCAGAAACATGAACCATTCCCTTTTTTCTCTTCTTGTTTCTTAATCAAGATAGCATTTTGGATTCGTTTCTGCTTAGAGTTAAAAAGGAAAATGCCGATGTTTGATATCCTCCAGATTCATTAGGTTCTATCTGCTGAGATCATATATGAACTTGTATGATACTACAAACTAATAGACATTCAAATTCTTTGGTAAGATCATGAAGGTTGTGCCATGGACTTGCTTGCATGACATGTTTCTACTGATTTACGTTGCAAATGCAGTCGACTAGATTACGTATAAAAAGCACAGATGTTGTTTTTGCTTGATTCACGTTATACAGTATTTGATTAGTCTTGTGCACGAGATTACTGCTATTTCATCAAGGAATAGATGGTTATATCAATGGCCTGGTGGGTACTTCTGAGAAAGTACACCAAAAATTGAAAACAGAGTAGAGAAACCAGGAAAAGAGGTTCTCATTTCAGTTACAATGATCCGTTTGTACATGGAAATAAGCAGAATTGGAAAACCTCTCAGAAGTTATAAGCACACAAATCCAAATCCCTAGAGAAAATGTGGGAAGATGGAAATAAGCAGAATGGCTCAAAGTCAACAAGAGAGGACAGAAGCAAAGCATTAATGAAGGAAACTATCTGCACATTGGGCTGTGAGGTTGGTGTGAAGGAGTCGGAGGGCAACCAGATGGATGCCCATATCTCGTCTTGTCATCTGCTGCTTTATTGAATTTACAATCCTGTTTAGCTGTTGTTGTCACCAGGTACCCTTCGTTCTTGTCCTCCATTATCTTCAACAAGCTCTCGAAAACAGCAACTTCACAAGGAATCCTCAAGACACCGGCTTGTTGGAACCCAAACTCTTCTTCTGCTTCGTGCAGAAGAATATGGAAAGCTTGGTGGCTAAGGTATTCGGTTGGTATTGTGTACCTCTTCTTCTCTAAGCCGACCGAGACAGCTAGATACCCTTTAGGCACAGCTGTTGCATCTGTAAATGATAGTGTCCTCTTCAGAAACTTGATGCCCTTGCTCCCTCCGCCATTGCTATTGTTGTCTTCCTTGCTGTCGGCTGTTTTTGATGCATGTGCTTGTTTCCGCCATTTCTTGAGGATCTGTTGAAGCTTAACGATCTCTCTGATCTTGTTGGACTTCTTAGCTTCCATGGCGGAGACAGAAGGCAGAAGAAAACACAAAATGGGTTATGTGCTCTGTTTTGTTTTATGTGATGGTTTGGTGTTTGTTTCTCTTTCTACGTGTGTAAGGGGATATATAGAAGTGGGCGACCTTCGACTTCTGATTTAGTTTATTGCAGAATTAAAAGGGTGATTATCTTTCTGTATTTTTAAGTTAAACTATTGAGCTAATCACATTCTTGAGGGTTATCATTATTTATCTAAACCAACTTATGTTGAAAAAAAAGGTTTGAACTTAACAGTGGTGCCTTATATACTGATACTAGGAGGTTTCTTTTGCGCATATTGATATTACGAAGTTTTTTTTGCCATGCACAATGATAATAATTTTCTAAAAATTATAATTTAAAACGTAATAATTTAATCTATATTTAAATTATTATTTTTTTAAAATCGTTTTATCAGTATACAAATTATAATAATTATTTGTAAGTTATTTTCTATTCACTACCAGAAATCACGCCGAATTCCGACGGAGGTTCCGACGGACTTCAATGTCGTCGGACGTTTGTGACGGATTTCCGACCAATTTCCAACAAAAACAAAAAAATTTGAAGTCGTCGGAATTCCGTCGGCCATTTCCGACGAATATCCGAGGAAACATGGCTCGTCGGAATTTTCCGACGATTTTTCGACGACATTCTGATAAAACATATAACCGTTGTAGTCGTCGGAAATTCGTCGGAATATACCGACGAACTTCCGACGACATTCCGATTAACAGATATAACCGTTACCGTCGTCGGTATTCCGTCAGAATTTTTCGACGAATTTCCGACGAACCATGTGACCGTTGCCGACAAATATATATGACCGTTTTATAGCNNNNNNNNNNNNNNNNNNNNNNNNNNNNNNNNNNNNNNNNNNNNNNNNNNNNNNNNNNNNNNNNNNNNNNNNNNNNNNNNNNNNNNNNNNNNNNNNNNNNNNNNNNNNNNNNNNNNNNNNNNNNNNNNNNNNNNNNNNNNNNNNNNNNNNNNNNNNNNNNNNNNNNNNNNNNNNNNNNNNNNNNNNNNNNNNNNNNNNNNNNNNNNNNNNNNNNNNNNNNNNNNNNNNNNNNNNNNNNNNNNNNNNNNNNNNNNNNNNNNNNNNNNNNNNNNNNNNNNNNNNNNNNNNNNNNNNNNNNNNNNNNNNNNNNNNNNNNNNNNNNNNNNNNNNNNNNNNNNNNNNNNNNNNNNNNNNNNNNNNNNNNNNNNNNNNNNNNNNNNNNNNNNNNNNNNNNNNNNNNNNNNNNNNNNNNNNNNNNNNNNNNNNNNNNNNNNNNNNNNNNNNNNNNNNNNNNNNNNNNNNNNNNNNNNNNNNNNNNNNNNNNNNNNNNNNNNNNNNNNNNNNNNNNNNNNNNNNNNNNNNNNNNNNNNNNNNNNNNNNNNNNNNNNNNNNNNNNNNNNNNNNNNNNNNNNNNNNNNNNNNNNNNNNNNNNNNNNNNNNNNNNNNNNNNNNNNNNNNNNNNNNNNNNNNNNNNNNNNNNNNNNNNNNNNNNNNNNNNNNNNNNNNNNNNNNNNNNNNNNNNNNNNNNNNNNNNNNNNNNNNNNNNNNNNNNNNNNNNNNNNNNNNNNNNNNNNNNNNNNNNNNNNNNNNNNNNNNNNNNNNNNNNNNNNNNNNNNNNNNNNNNNNNNNNNNNNNNNNNNNNNNNNNNNNNNNNNNNNNNNNNNNNNNNNNNNNNNNNNNNNNNNNNNNNNNNNNNNNNNNNNNNNNNNNNNNNNNNNNNNNNNNNNNNNNNNNNNNNNNNNNNNNNNNNNNNNNNNNNNNNNNNNNNNNNNNNNNNNNNNNNNNNNNNNNNNNNNNNNNNNNNNNNNNNNNNNNNNNNNNNNNNNNNNNNNNNNNNNNNNNNNNNNNNNNNNNNNNNNNNNNNNNNNNNNNNNNNNNNNNNNNNNNNNNNNNNNNCAAAGTGGAGTGTGATCCCTTCCGACGAACGAGAGTTGTGGTTTCGTCAGTTTGCGGTAGTAACTCTTCATTTTTTTAAAGTATTTACATTTTTTTAATATATTTACTTATTAAATTATGTTTGTTTTGTAGCAAGATTTCAACTGGCACTCCGATCTCACGAAAACAATCCGTAAGAAATTCAACGAAAAGGCCATGGACTCTTATACGAAGCAGATGAACGCGTGGAAGACAGTTTGGTAGAAGAACAAGAGGTCACGGTTCATCAACGGGACGGTGTGGAAGCAGTTGATAGCTCATTGAGAGAAGGAAAAAACTGCAGAGACGTCTTCTAGGAACTCCAAGAACCGGAAGAGCGATCGTGGCGGGAAAGGTATGTATGTGCACAACCTCGGCGCTTGCTCTATGTCTACTAAGGAGATGAACTTGTAAGTTTTTTATTATTATTTATCTTTATATTTTTTAAATAAATATTTTATATATTCTTTGGCTAATAATGGCGGTTTTTTAGATCGAAGCAAATGACGGTAATCCTGTTGATCGTCTCCAACTCATTAAGGTGGCTCACACTAACAAGAAGACGGGTCAAATTCAGGACCTCGTGATCAAAGGTGTCGTTGATTTGGTGGAAGTTGAAATAGCATCTCAATTTCAGTCTCTCTCTGATGACGGCGATTCTACGGGAGCTTCAACCAACTTGTCCCTATTGCAAATAAATGAGATGGTTAAAAAGGTAATTTTTTTATTAATATATTATTTTTTTATAATGTCGATTACTAACTTGTTCCTATTTACTAACTTTAAATATTTTTGTAGGCGGTTTATAAAAGGAAAAGAGGCCGTTTAGTTGTGTTAAAAATATATGGTGTTTGTTTTTACCATATATTTTTAAAAATATCATACAACTTTCAAAATATCATAGATTTTTAAATAGAGAGAATATATATTGCCGAGAATCAAGCATCGTGTAAATATTAAAATGTCAGTGAACAGATTAAATTTGTTTATTGTTTGAGCATTAAAAAGTTTTACGAAAGTGTTTTTGAATTTAAAGTTCTGACGGTGGTGATGTATGCATGTGCCGGTGGTTAATTAGTGGGGAAGCACTTATGACTTAACATGACGCTATATTAAAGGTAATGTAATATTCTCTAATTAATAAGTATTGATATTTCTACTCCATAAGATTAATTGTAATTAGGAAACAAAAACAAAAAATCGTATGTCGCGTACAACATGTATGTTGGGAATACACGTTATTGTGGTTACGTTGCATGTGATTGTGTGTATAGTATAATACGTATAAAAACTTTCTTAAGATCATTCTTGAAAGTTTATTTGGTCGAATGATAAATACTACTATTTACTAAGATAATATTTGCGCCTTGCGCAGAGGTTGAGTTTATTTGTATATATTATCGATAGTTTCTTTTATACATTTGATCATTTTATTTATATATATAAAATATTTTTTGTTGTTATTATATAATTTTTTTCCGATGGACCGGATCAATTTTTATTAAAAATAATGGAACAAAACTATAATTAATACATCAAGGGTTGATCGGATTGGACATTAAACAAATTATAACATAAAAACCTTATTTTTTCCATCGAACACATTCTTGAAAAAAAAACAGTATTGTTTTCACAGTTGAATTATTTTAACTTTTATCTTCCAAATGGTTTTGAAAGCTTTCAAATCAACCATCAAATTGATACATGTCATTTTAATGTTTTTAGTCGTATACTTAAGGAAAACTTACATTTTTGTAATTTAAATTCGTTTTAAAAAATTCAAAATATAACATATAAGAAAAAATCTAACATATAAGAAAAATATAACATATAAGGTGTCCTCATTTTTGTATTTTAAAGTCGTTTAAAAAAAATATAACATATAAGTTTTTCTCATTTTTGTAATTTAAAGTCATTTTAAAAAATTCAAAATATAACATATAAGAAAAAATCTAACATATAAGAAAAATATAACATATAAGGTGTCCTCATTTTTGTATTTTAAAGTCGTTTAAAAAAAATATAACATATAAGTTTTTCTCATTTTTGTAATTTAAAGTCATTTTAAAAAATTCAAAATATAACATATAAGAAAAAATCTANNNNNNNNNNNNNNNNNNNNNNNNNNNNNNNNNNNNNNNNNNNNNNNNNNNNNNNNNNNNNNNNNNNNNNNNNNNNNNNNNNNNNNNNNNNNNNNNNNNNNNNNNNNNNNNNNNNNNNNNNNNNNNNNNNNNNNNNNNNNNNNNNNNNNNNNNNNNNNNNNNNNNNNNNNNNNNNNNNNNNNNNNNNNNNNNNNNNNNNNNNNNNNNNNNNNNNNNNNNNNNNNNNNNNNNNNNNNNNNNNNNNNNNNNNNNNNNNNNNNNNNNNNNNNNNNNNNNNNNNNNNNNNNNNNNNNNNNNNNNNNNNNNNNNNNNNNNNNNNNNNNNNNNNNNNNNNNNNNNNNNNNNNNNNNNNNNNNNNNNNNNNNNNNNNNNNNNNNNNNNNNNNNNNNNNNNNNNNNNNNNNNNNNNNNNNNNNNNNNNNNNNNNNNNNNNNNNNNNNNNNNNNNNNNNNNNNNNNNNNNNNNNNNNNNNNNNNNNNNNNNNNNNNNNNNNNNNNN
Proteins encoded in this window:
- the LOC106337671 gene encoding uncharacterized protein LOC106337671, encoding MATWITLQPPYLRFMPSSPSSPDSYSLRRHHRSLFKPFRCAPLQQQERQLEQSQGGEEEEDDDAAIMCEDCNGKGWLLCDFCKGQKTNVKSENKKIYRRCPTCRAVGYVLCKRCKVFKCVTFPNPEDGDELLF
- the LOC106337670 gene encoding auxin-responsive protein SAUR71 — translated: MEAKKSNKIREIVKLQQILKKWRKQAHASKTADSKEDNNSNGGGSKGIKFLKRTLSFTDATAVPKGYLAVSVGLEKKRYTIPTEYLSHQAFHILLHEAEEEFGFQQAGVLRIPCEVAVFESLLKIMEDKNEGYLVTTTAKQDCKFNKAADDKTRYGHPSGCPPTPSHQPHSPMCR